The Crocinitomicaceae bacterium genome includes a region encoding these proteins:
- a CDS encoding S8 family serine peptidase, which produces MINFVRIFTITSLFFYLNNAISQNTTYVPGEILIQINPSEKPEDVSRFIMSATSEEIKSFTCISDVMNIWLVQFVNTNCDINEILVKIKGTDGILVAQKNHYVYERETIPSDTLFNNQWHHKNTGQTGGLIDADIDSPEAWDITTGGLTTHGDTIVVCIIEGNGVDLNHIDLKDNIWKNYAEIPNDGIDNDNNGYIDDYLGWHVITLDDNIGAGSHGTRVAGMIGATGNNITGVSGVNWNLKMMVVQGQQASNESSVIAAYTYPLKMRKKYNETYGQEGAFVVATNSSWGIDNADASDSPLWCAMYDSLGYYGILNIAATTNNNSNVDVVGDMPTTCTSEFLVAVTMTNSQDLRANSGYGVTHVDVGAPGSAVQTTSPGNVYTISSGTSFATPCVAGCVALAYSAPCNDFINYVKYDPSGAALDMRQYMLESVDETAGLLTEVSSGGRINVKGYIDSLLSACDPNTCDAPYNIQLTAITDTSAAFEWEGFSTDYVVWFAINGSTLSSVSVNGTNTFAVDTLLACSYYDIYVQGICGTDSSNLSYPLIFQTDGCCNNPTLDVSAKTNTSISLIWSDVLSATSYDIRYKLSEESLWTEVLNVSSPFDLTSLIPCTEYEFQIHTQCADSTQGYSSSLLVTTLGCGACTEQTYCDVQGANANTEWIQAIAINTFSNNTGTNGGWLVSNQIITALTPGNAYNITFTPGYSGFNFTEGFSVWIDFDGDGDFETSELLIDNLTSNTSITGILTIPSGASIGVKKMRIGMSATAAPETCPVSAFYGEYEDYCVYIGPQAGIDENSVQIELFPNPADNEINLQSNTPVVRVEMIDYSGKLVLISDMSNTNSIAIDELSSGIYLVKIYTLDGVYTTKFVKQ; this is translated from the coding sequence ATGATAAACTTTGTAAGAATTTTTACCATCACCAGTCTGTTCTTCTACTTGAACAACGCAATAAGTCAAAACACAACCTATGTGCCCGGTGAAATATTAATTCAGATTAACCCTTCAGAAAAACCTGAAGATGTTAGCCGATTTATAATGTCTGCAACATCTGAAGAGATAAAATCCTTTACATGCATTTCAGATGTAATGAATATTTGGCTGGTTCAATTCGTAAACACAAACTGTGATATCAATGAAATATTAGTAAAGATCAAGGGAACTGATGGAATTCTAGTTGCGCAAAAAAATCACTACGTATATGAACGTGAAACAATACCATCAGATACCCTATTCAATAATCAGTGGCATCATAAAAACACGGGGCAAACCGGCGGATTAATTGACGCAGATATTGACAGCCCAGAAGCGTGGGATATCACAACCGGCGGACTCACCACGCATGGTGACACCATTGTTGTTTGCATCATTGAAGGAAATGGAGTTGACCTTAATCACATTGATCTGAAAGATAATATCTGGAAAAACTACGCTGAAATTCCGAACGATGGAATTGACAATGACAACAACGGATACATTGACGATTACCTAGGATGGCATGTGATTACGCTAGATGATAATATTGGCGCAGGAAGCCATGGCACGCGCGTTGCCGGAATGATTGGCGCTACCGGAAATAATATCACTGGAGTTTCCGGTGTAAACTGGAATCTGAAAATGATGGTTGTTCAGGGGCAACAGGCATCCAATGAATCCAGCGTCATTGCAGCCTATACATATCCATTGAAAATGCGCAAAAAATATAATGAAACGTACGGGCAAGAAGGTGCTTTTGTGGTTGCTACCAACTCATCATGGGGAATAGATAATGCAGATGCTTCTGATTCTCCACTGTGGTGCGCTATGTATGATTCACTGGGGTATTACGGAATATTAAATATTGCGGCAACAACCAATAACAACTCTAATGTTGATGTGGTAGGTGATATGCCAACAACGTGTACGTCTGAATTTTTAGTTGCTGTTACCATGACCAATAGTCAGGATTTGAGGGCAAATTCAGGCTATGGAGTAACACATGTAGATGTGGGTGCTCCGGGCAGTGCTGTTCAAACAACTTCACCTGGTAATGTTTATACCATTTCAAGTGGAACATCATTCGCTACACCTTGCGTAGCCGGTTGTGTAGCACTTGCGTACTCAGCCCCGTGCAATGATTTTATCAATTATGTAAAATATGATCCCTCAGGTGCTGCGCTAGACATGAGACAATATATGCTTGAAAGTGTAGATGAAACGGCAGGCTTGTTGACAGAAGTATCAAGTGGTGGACGCATCAACGTAAAAGGTTACATTGACAGTTTACTTTCTGCATGTGATCCAAATACGTGTGATGCCCCATATAATATTCAGCTCACCGCAATTACTGATACATCAGCAGCATTTGAATGGGAAGGATTCTCAACTGACTACGTAGTTTGGTTTGCTATCAACGGATCAACATTAAGTTCTGTTTCAGTTAATGGAACAAATACTTTTGCAGTTGACACCTTGCTTGCTTGTTCATATTACGATATCTACGTTCAAGGTATTTGCGGAACAGATTCAAGTAATCTCTCCTACCCTCTTATTTTTCAAACAGACGGATGCTGCAATAATCCCACGCTTGACGTTTCAGCTAAAACAAATACTTCAATTAGTTTGATATGGTCAGATGTTCTTTCGGCAACTTCTTACGACATCAGATATAAATTAAGTGAAGAATCTCTTTGGACAGAAGTACTCAACGTGAGCTCTCCTTTCGATTTAACAAGCTTGATTCCTTGCACAGAATATGAATTTCAAATTCACACTCAATGTGCTGACAGCACTCAGGGATACAGCAGTTCACTTTTGGTTACAACACTTGGCTGTGGCGCTTGCACTGAACAAACATACTGTGATGTACAAGGTGCAAATGCAAATACTGAATGGATACAAGCAATTGCAATTAATACTTTTTCAAATAACACCGGTACAAACGGAGGTTGGCTTGTCTCAAATCAAATTATTACTGCATTAACTCCGGGCAACGCTTATAACATCACGTTTACACCGGGCTACTCAGGTTTTAATTTTACAGAAGGATTTTCTGTTTGGATAGATTTTGATGGAGATGGAGACTTTGAAACATCTGAATTACTTATTGATAATCTCACCTCTAATACCAGCATCACAGGTATATTGACCATACCATCCGGCGCATCTATTGGAGTTAAAAAAATGCGCATTGGAATGAGCGCTACTGCTGCACCAGAAACATGTCCGGTGTCAGCCTTTTACGGCGAATATGAAGACTACTGCGTTTACATTGGTCCGCAAGCAGGCATTGATGAGAACAGCGTACAAATTGAACTGTTTCCTAATCCGGCAGATAACGAAATCAATTTACAATCAAACACACCGGTAGTGCGTGTTGAAATGATAGACTACTCCGGTAAACTTGTATTGATATCTGATATGAGCAATACGAATTCAATTGCGATTGACGAATTAAGTTCAGGAATTTATCTGGTCAAAATTTATACGCTGGATGGAGTTTATACAACCAAATTCGTCAAACAATAA